In the genome of Dyadobacter fermentans DSM 18053, the window CGGTTTTTCACGTCAAAATCCACACCTACGCGCAGGAATTCCTCCACGAGCATTGGAATGTCGAAACGGTTGCTGTTGAAACCTGCCAGGTCGCATCCTTCGAGGAACGACGCCAGGTTTTTGGCAACGCTTTTAAAAGTGGGGGCGTCCTTTACATCCTCGTCGTAAATGCCGTGTATCAGGCTGCTTTCCAACGGGATAGGCATTTCGGGATTGATTCTCCGCGTGCGGATCTCGGTTTCGCCATTTACCAATGCCTTTACAACGGAAATCTCTACAATGCGGTCGCGGACGATATTGACTCCTGTTGTCTCAAGATCAAAAAAAGCAATGGGCTTTTTGAGATGGAGGGTATGCATGGGTTACTCTGGTTGATTTGGCACCGCGAAGTTAAGGTGAACGGCGTGATGGCACAAGGAATGGGCTTGTTTATAAAGATTATAAAAAAGAGGCAGGGGTGGTGAGGTGTTGTCGGGGGTAGTCAGGGGTAGTCAAGTGTGGTCAGACCAGGACAGGTATTATCAATGGCCACTGCAAAGCTCAAACTTCGTCCGTTAGTAAATTATGGTTGGTTTGCATGGATAGCAAGACTCTTCTCTTCTCCGAAATCACCGACTGCATTCAAAGAGTGGATGAAGCTAATATGTGTGCAGGGAGCTAGCTAATCCATGAATGCCGCTTGAAAAGTCAGTGCTAAGTCTTCTGAGGACATTAGTTAGGTTGCGAGGCAAACAGAGTTACTAATGTCTTAACAAACACTATGGAAAAGATACCGACGATTTATGAAAGGAATTGGTCCGGTGACAGAAAGGTGATAGATGTTCTTTCAGTCACGGATTTCGATTTTGATAATTCAGACGCGGCAGAAAAGTTAGACGGTACAAACGTTCGAATAACGGTAAGAAACGGTTATTTCGTGAGACTTGAAAAGCGTAGAAATCCTTCAAAGGAAGAAAAGATAAGAGGAATAAGCGAGCCTTGGTACATAGATGCCAACTTAGACGGTCCGGCTGACCAATATTTGTTCGAAGCAGCTAAAAACACGGATTTATCAGAAGTACCTGACGGGGAATGGAGCGCAGAGGCATTAGGGGAGAAAATACAAGGTAACCCCTTGCACCTTGAGGGCCATACATTGTTTATTTTTTCCCTGGAGTCTTGGAGAGAAAAAATACTATTTAAGGACGTGCCAACTAGTTTTTCCGAGCTTCGGACGTGGCTGGATCGTCAAAAGAGCATTGTTGGTAACGATTGCGGAATTGAAGGGATCGTTTGGCATGAAAGGCTAACAGGCCGGATGTGCAAGATAAAGCGAAAAGATTTTGGATGAGTAGAATATTACAATATTTTGGAATGGTACGCGCTGTCATCGCTTTGAGAGGAACATTTACAATATCAATATCTCCTATTACCGATGACAGCACTACACTGTATTTTATCTCAATAATTAGTCAATCCAATCATACGACTTGGTAACAGCCTTCTTCCAGCCTTTGTAGTATGCATTCCGCGTTTCCTCGGCCATATTAGGGTTCCAGGTGTGAGCAACGGCCCAGTTTTTCTTCAAATCATCGGTGCTTTTCCAATAGCCAACGGCCAGGCCCGCAGCGTAGGCGGCGCCGAGCGCGGTGGTTTCGGCTACGGCCGGTGAAACGACCTGGGTATCGAGAATATCCGATTGGAATTGCATTAGGAGCTGGTTATGCACCATACCGCCGTCGACACGTAGGCTGGCCAGTTCGATGCCGGAATCTTGTTCCATTGCTTTCACGACGTCCACCGTTTGGTAAGCCGTGGCTTCCAAAACTGCCCGGGCAATGTGCCCTTTGTTCACGTAGCGCGTAAGGCCTGCGATTACACCGCGGGCGTCGTTGCGCCAGTAGGGCGCGTACAAGCCTGAGAATGCTGGTACGAAATAGGCGCCGCCATTGTCTTCGACGGTTTGGGCGAGGGCTTCAATATCGCTGGCGTTCTGGATCAGGCCGAGGTTATCGCGCAGCCATTGCACCAGCGCGCCGGTGACGGCCACACTTCCTTCCAGCGCATATTGCACCGGCTGGTCGCCGAATTTGTAGGAAATGGTTGTCAGCAGGCCGTTTTCAGAGGTTTTCAGTTCGGTACCGGTGTTCATCACGAGGAAGCAGCCGGTTCCGTAGGTGTTTTTGGCCATGCCCGGTTCGAAGCAGGTTTGGCCTACCAATGCCGCATGCTGGTCGCCCAGGTCGCCGGCGACGGGCACGCCCGGCAGTACCTCGTGATCGGAATAACCATATATTTCGCTGCTGCTTTTGATGGCGGGCAGCATAATTTCGGGGATATTGTAGGCGGCCAGCATGGATTTGTCCCATTGCAATGTCCGCAGGTTCATCAGCTGCGTGCGGCTTGCATTGGTAACATCGGTTACGTGAATGCCGCCGTGCGTGCCGCCGGTAAGGTGCCAGATCAGGAAAGTATCGATGTTTCCGAAAATCGCTTCGCCTTTTTCAGCGTCTTCGCGGATGCCCTCTACGTTGTCCAGCAGCCATTTTAGTTTTAAACCACTAAAGTAAGTTGAAACAGGGAGGCCGGTAATGTCGCGGAATTGGTTGAGGCCGCCTTCCCGCTCGTATTTCGCGACGAGGTCGGTGGTGCGCGTGTCCTGCCACACCAATGCATTGTAGTAAGGCTTGCCGGTGCGCTTGTTCCATACCACCGTCGTTTCGCGCTGGTTGGTAATGCCCACGGCGGCGATGTCCTGCGCGTGCGCCGACACATTAATCCGCGCCAATGCGATCACTTCCAGGGTGTTTTTCCAGATTTCAGTGGGATTGTGCTCTACCCAGCCCGGCTGCGGGTAAATCTGTTCGTGCTCTTTTTGTCCTACCGAAACGATATTTCCCTGCTGGTTGAAAAGTATGCAGCGCGTGCTGGTAGTACCCTGGTCAATGGCGGCAATGTATTTGGACATAATGGTATTATGATTGATTTTATTTGTAGTAAAGCAAGTAAATAGGGAAAATTAACCGAGCAGGACAAACGGCCCGCCAATTTTATTGAACGGAACACATTTAAACCGCTGCCGGGCGTTGCCTATATTTACAAGACCGCTTAACAGACTATCCTCCATGAAGAAAAACCGGGTCAGAAAGGCATTGCTGGCATTAATTTGCCTCATAGCCCTTTTTTTCGCCCTCGACCTGGTATTTCCTTTCAAACCAAACATTCATTACGCCACCCAGATCACCGACCGCGAAGGCCGCGTTATTCATGCATTTCTGAGCAGGGAGGATAAATGGCGGCTCTATTCGAATGTGGATGAGATTACGCCGCTACTCCGCAAGACGCTGATTTATAAGGAAGACCAGTATTTTTACTATCATCCTGGTGTTAATCCGTTTGCCGTGGTGCGTGCGGCTGCAAGAAATGTTTTTTCAGGGAAACGAACGTCAGGGGCGTCCACGATTACCATGCAGGTCGTGCGGCTGATGGACCCGCGTCCGCGGACTTACCTGAACAAGTTCATCGAAATGTGGCACGCTGTTCAGCTGGAAATGCATTATTCCAAAGCGGAGATCCTGCAATTTTATATCAACCTTGTGCCTTATGGAGGTAATATCGAGGGCATCAAAGCGGCCTCGCTGCTCTATTTTGGAAAGGCACCGCAGTTGCTGAGCCTGGCGGAGATTACCGCGCTGACGATCGTGCCCAACCGTCCGTCGGGCCTCCGCCCGGGTACACGCAATGATGCGCTGCGCGAGGCGCGCAACAGCTGGCTGAAACGGTTTCAGGAGGATGGCCTGTTCGACACCCCGGTGATCCGGGATGCATTGGCAGAGCCGCTGAACATCCGCAGGCTGCAAACGCCGCGCCTGGCCCCGCATCTTTCGATCCGCCTCAAACAGCAGTTTCCCGACGAGCCCGTGATCCGCACCCATGTGAACATGCAGGCGCAAAGCCAGATCGAGGAACAGGTCAAAAATTATATCAACCGGCGGCAACTGATGAATATCCACAATGCCGCCGTGCTGGTCGTGAACAACGAAACCATGGAAGTGGAGGCTTACGTGGGCTCGGCCGATTTCAATAATCCGTTCGACGGCGGGCAGGTAGATGGCGTGAGGGCGGTGCGTTCGCCCGGCAGCACGCTGAAACCGCTATTGTACGCTGCCGCATTCGACGCAGGCATGATCACGCCGAAATCAGTTCTGAACGACGTGCCCGGCAATTTCAGCGGCTATGAGCCTGAAAATTTCGACAAGCATTTCAATGGCGCCGTCACGACAGAGTTTGCTTTGGCCAACTCGCTTAACATTCCCGCTGTGAAGGTTTTGAAGGAAATCGGGACACCCGCATTGATCGCCAAACTGCGTAAAGCGCGTTTCAAAACCGTGGATAAGCAAGCCAAAAACCTCGGCCTGTCGATGATTCTGGGAGGCTGCGGGGTTACCCTGGAAGAGCTGACGCGGCTGTTTGCCGCATTTGCCAATGAAGGGAAACTGCGGAACCTGCGCTTATCGGGCGCCGATGTTCAGGATAAAAACGGGACGACTTTTTTATCGGAGGAAGCCACTTTCCTCACCACGGGCATCCTCACGCAGATTACCCGGCCCGACCTGCCCACGAATTTTGATAATACCTATCATTTGCCGCGCATTGCGTGGAAAACCGGAACATCGTACGGTAAACGCGATGCGTGGAGCATCGGCTATAACCGCCGGTACACAGTGGGCGTTTGGGTGGGTAATTTTTCGGGGGAGGGCGTGCCGGAACTGAGCGGGGCCAATACGGCAACGCCACTGCTGTTTTCGATATTCAATGCGCTGGATTACAACTCGCCGAAGGGCTGGTACAAAACTCCGGCTAATATTTCAACCCGCAACGTTTGCCCCGTCAGCGGCGACATTCCGTCCGATTTCTGTGATCACCAGGTGCCCGACCAGTACATCTTGGGGGTGTCTGCCTATCATAAATGCCAGCATATGCGCTGGGTGTTTACGGATGCGAAAGGTAAAATGTCGTACTGCACCTATTGCCTCCCTGAAAGCGGGTTTGAGAAAAAGGCTTATCCCAACCTTGCGCCGGAGTTGATCGCGTTTTATGAAATGCAGAAGTTGCCTTATCCGAAGATTCCACCGCATAACCCGCTGTGTGAAAGGGTTTTTCACGAGGGCGCCCCGCTGATCGTCAGCCCGAACGACGGCAGCGAATACTACATTCGCAAGGATGAGCCGCAGCAGATCCAGCTCGCCTGCCAGGCCGCGAACGACGTCCAGGAGGTTTATTGGTATATCAATGATAAGTTATTCCAAAAGTCATCCCCGCAGGAAAGTATCTTCCTAACCCCGCCGCTGGGGCGTGTAAAGGTTTCGTGCAGCGACGATAAAGGGCGCAATGCGGACGTGTGGATTGTTGTGAAACGGATGTAATTACAACGGCTGGTCCTGCGCTTCCTGGTACAACACCTGAATGAGTGTCTGGCCGACGGCTTTCAGGGTTTTCGGATCAATGTTTTCCATGGTATCGTGTGATGTATGCCATTGATCGAAGAATGTTTTGCTGAGGTTATGCTGATTGGTGTGGATGATGTCGATCATCGGAATGCGTGCTACTTTGTTCACGGGCACGTGGTCGTCCGTGATGGCGCCGCCGGCTTCGTCGATGAAATAATTGCTGTAACCGAGGCGGCTGGCGGTTGTCCACACCTGCCGCACCACGTCACCTGCCATTTGCATGGAATAGCCTTCCTTGAAGAATGTCGCCCCTTTCGCGCCCACCATATCGAGCAGCACACCAAAATAAGCGGTGTAACCCGGGTTATGCTTGTTAGCAGCCCAATGCTTTGAGCCAAGGCAGAAGCCGCTGTATTCGATGCCGTTATCCCCGGAATCCGACGAGCCCCAGTCTTCCGCATCGAAGAAAATAATATCGACGCCGATGTCGGGTTTCTGGGCTTCTTTCGAAAGTACCCGCGCAACTTCCAATAGAACGCCTACGCCGCTCGCACCGTCGTTGGCGGCAAGAACCGGCTTGTTTTTGACCAGCGAATCCTGATCGGAGAACGGGCGCGAATCCCAGTGCGCAGCGAGTAATATGCGCTTGCTTGCTTTTGGGTTGAAGCTGCCG includes:
- the pbpC gene encoding penicillin-binding protein 1C — translated: MKKNRVRKALLALICLIALFFALDLVFPFKPNIHYATQITDREGRVIHAFLSREDKWRLYSNVDEITPLLRKTLIYKEDQYFYYHPGVNPFAVVRAAARNVFSGKRTSGASTITMQVVRLMDPRPRTYLNKFIEMWHAVQLEMHYSKAEILQFYINLVPYGGNIEGIKAASLLYFGKAPQLLSLAEITALTIVPNRPSGLRPGTRNDALREARNSWLKRFQEDGLFDTPVIRDALAEPLNIRRLQTPRLAPHLSIRLKQQFPDEPVIRTHVNMQAQSQIEEQVKNYINRRQLMNIHNAAVLVVNNETMEVEAYVGSADFNNPFDGGQVDGVRAVRSPGSTLKPLLYAAAFDAGMITPKSVLNDVPGNFSGYEPENFDKHFNGAVTTEFALANSLNIPAVKVLKEIGTPALIAKLRKARFKTVDKQAKNLGLSMILGGCGVTLEELTRLFAAFANEGKLRNLRLSGADVQDKNGTTFLSEEATFLTTGILTQITRPDLPTNFDNTYHLPRIAWKTGTSYGKRDAWSIGYNRRYTVGVWVGNFSGEGVPELSGANTATPLLFSIFNALDYNSPKGWYKTPANISTRNVCPVSGDIPSDFCDHQVPDQYILGVSAYHKCQHMRWVFTDAKGKMSYCTYCLPESGFEKKAYPNLAPELIAFYEMQKLPYPKIPPHNPLCERVFHEGAPLIVSPNDGSEYYIRKDEPQQIQLACQAANDVQEVYWYINDKLFQKSSPQESIFLTPPLGRVKVSCSDDKGRNADVWIVVKRM
- a CDS encoding M28 family peptidase, with the protein product MPFLSNRLFFKRLPILVAIIAGAYGCNSNTSSEQTAEQAPAALVKSADFNADSALQFVQKQVDFGARVPNSAPHKACGDYLVATLKKYGWEATEQPFNATTYDGTKLNARNIIGSFNPKASKRILLAAHWDSRPFSDQDSLVKNKPVLAANDGASGVGVLLEVARVLSKEAQKPDIGVDIIFFDAEDWGSSDSGDNGIEYSGFCLGSKHWAANKHNPGYTAYFGVLLDMVGAKGATFFKEGYSMQMAGDVVRQVWTTASRLGYSNYFIDEAGGAITDDHVPVNKVARIPMIDIIHTNQHNLSKTFFDQWHTSHDTMENIDPKTLKAVGQTLIQVLYQEAQDQPL
- the glpK gene encoding glycerol kinase GlpK, producing the protein MSKYIAAIDQGTTSTRCILFNQQGNIVSVGQKEHEQIYPQPGWVEHNPTEIWKNTLEVIALARINVSAHAQDIAAVGITNQRETTVVWNKRTGKPYYNALVWQDTRTTDLVAKYEREGGLNQFRDITGLPVSTYFSGLKLKWLLDNVEGIREDAEKGEAIFGNIDTFLIWHLTGGTHGGIHVTDVTNASRTQLMNLRTLQWDKSMLAAYNIPEIMLPAIKSSSEIYGYSDHEVLPGVPVAGDLGDQHAALVGQTCFEPGMAKNTYGTGCFLVMNTGTELKTSENGLLTTISYKFGDQPVQYALEGSVAVTGALVQWLRDNLGLIQNASDIEALAQTVEDNGGAYFVPAFSGLYAPYWRNDARGVIAGLTRYVNKGHIARAVLEATAYQTVDVVKAMEQDSGIELASLRVDGGMVHNQLLMQFQSDILDTQVVSPAVAETTALGAAYAAGLAVGYWKSTDDLKKNWAVAHTWNPNMAEETRNAYYKGWKKAVTKSYDWID